Proteins encoded within one genomic window of Ascaphus truei isolate aAscTru1 chromosome 8, aAscTru1.hap1, whole genome shotgun sequence:
- the GHITM gene encoding growth hormone-inducible transmembrane protein isoform X1, with protein MGLTALQSTDQAHRGSMLAARLVCLRSLPTLAFRPTLTQGSPALRNSTLKTNQWLLQPNQGYASKSRFGFRRVKSAREEIKEAALEPSMGTAARFDSAGRLVVAGGAVVGLGALCYYGLGMSNEIGAIEKAIVWPQYVKDRIRSTYMYFAGSISLTALSAVAVSRSPALMNLMMRGSWMAIGVTFAAMIGAGMLVRSISYDQSPGAKHLAWMLHAGVMGAVVAPLTLLGGPLLIRAAWYTAGVVGGLSTVAMCAPSEKFLNMGAPLGVGLGLVLVSSIGSAFLPPTSMFGAGLYSIAIYGGLVLFGMFLLYDTQKVIKRAETYPMYGVVKFDPINSCLGIYTDTLNIFIRLAMMLAGGGGRKK; from the exons ATGGGACTAACAGCACTGCAGAG TACTGACCAAGCGCACAGAGGCAGCATGCTTGCAGCACGGTTAGTATGCCTGCGGAGTTTGCCGACACTGGCTTTCCGCCCAACCCTAACCCAGGGATCTCCAGCTTTGAGGAATTCCACACTGAAAACAAACCAGTGGCTCTTGCAGCCTAACCAG GGTTATGCATCCAAATCCAGGTTTGGGTTCCGGCGCGTAAAGTCTGCTCGTGAAGAAATCAAAGAAGCCGCTTTGGAGCCTTCGATGGGGACAGCAGCTCGAT TTGACAGCGCTGGAAGGTTGGTTGTCGCCGGCGGGGCTGTGGTTGGTCTTGGTGCGCTGTGTTATTATGGACTGGGAATGTCAAATGAAATTGGCGCCATAGAGAAAGCTAt TGTTTGGCCTCAATATGTGAAAGACAGAATCCGCTCCACCTACATGTACTTTGCTGGCAGCATCAGCCTCACAGCCCTGTCTGCTGTCGCTGTTAGTAGATCCCCTGCTCTCATGAACCTGATGATGAGGGGCTCCTGGATG GCCATCGGTGTGACCTTTGCAGCAATGATTGGAGCAGGCATGCTTGTTAGGTCCATATCGTATGACCAAAGTCCCGGTGCGAAACATCTTGCTTGGATGTTGCATGCAG gggtgatgggagcagtggtTGCTCCGTTGACCTTGCTCGGGGGTCCTCTGCTCATCCGAGCTGCCTGGTACACAGCTGGTGTGGTAGGAGGTCTATCAACTGTGGCCATGTGTGCCCCAAGTGAGAAGTTTCTGAACATGGGCGCACCCCTGGGGGTCGGACTGGGCCTCGTTCTGGTCTCGTCCATTG GGAGTGCGTTCCTTCCTCCCACCTCGATGTTTGGCGCTGGCCTTTATTCCATTGCTATTTATGGGGGCTTGGTGCTCTTTGGCATGTTCCTTCTGTACGATACTCAGAAAGTAATCAAGCGCGCTGAGACGTATCCTATGTACGGAGTCGTGAAATTTGACCCAATTAATTC GTGCCTGGGAATCTACACGGACACCCTAAACATCTTTATCCGTTTGGCCATGATGCTGGCGGGGGGCGGCGGCAGGAAGAAATGA
- the GHITM gene encoding growth hormone-inducible transmembrane protein isoform X2: MLAARLVCLRSLPTLAFRPTLTQGSPALRNSTLKTNQWLLQPNQGYASKSRFGFRRVKSAREEIKEAALEPSMGTAARFDSAGRLVVAGGAVVGLGALCYYGLGMSNEIGAIEKAIVWPQYVKDRIRSTYMYFAGSISLTALSAVAVSRSPALMNLMMRGSWMAIGVTFAAMIGAGMLVRSISYDQSPGAKHLAWMLHAGVMGAVVAPLTLLGGPLLIRAAWYTAGVVGGLSTVAMCAPSEKFLNMGAPLGVGLGLVLVSSIGSAFLPPTSMFGAGLYSIAIYGGLVLFGMFLLYDTQKVIKRAETYPMYGVVKFDPINSCLGIYTDTLNIFIRLAMMLAGGGGRKK; encoded by the exons ATGCTTGCAGCACGGTTAGTATGCCTGCGGAGTTTGCCGACACTGGCTTTCCGCCCAACCCTAACCCAGGGATCTCCAGCTTTGAGGAATTCCACACTGAAAACAAACCAGTGGCTCTTGCAGCCTAACCAG GGTTATGCATCCAAATCCAGGTTTGGGTTCCGGCGCGTAAAGTCTGCTCGTGAAGAAATCAAAGAAGCCGCTTTGGAGCCTTCGATGGGGACAGCAGCTCGAT TTGACAGCGCTGGAAGGTTGGTTGTCGCCGGCGGGGCTGTGGTTGGTCTTGGTGCGCTGTGTTATTATGGACTGGGAATGTCAAATGAAATTGGCGCCATAGAGAAAGCTAt TGTTTGGCCTCAATATGTGAAAGACAGAATCCGCTCCACCTACATGTACTTTGCTGGCAGCATCAGCCTCACAGCCCTGTCTGCTGTCGCTGTTAGTAGATCCCCTGCTCTCATGAACCTGATGATGAGGGGCTCCTGGATG GCCATCGGTGTGACCTTTGCAGCAATGATTGGAGCAGGCATGCTTGTTAGGTCCATATCGTATGACCAAAGTCCCGGTGCGAAACATCTTGCTTGGATGTTGCATGCAG gggtgatgggagcagtggtTGCTCCGTTGACCTTGCTCGGGGGTCCTCTGCTCATCCGAGCTGCCTGGTACACAGCTGGTGTGGTAGGAGGTCTATCAACTGTGGCCATGTGTGCCCCAAGTGAGAAGTTTCTGAACATGGGCGCACCCCTGGGGGTCGGACTGGGCCTCGTTCTGGTCTCGTCCATTG GGAGTGCGTTCCTTCCTCCCACCTCGATGTTTGGCGCTGGCCTTTATTCCATTGCTATTTATGGGGGCTTGGTGCTCTTTGGCATGTTCCTTCTGTACGATACTCAGAAAGTAATCAAGCGCGCTGAGACGTATCCTATGTACGGAGTCGTGAAATTTGACCCAATTAATTC GTGCCTGGGAATCTACACGGACACCCTAAACATCTTTATCCGTTTGGCCATGATGCTGGCGGGGGGCGGCGGCAGGAAGAAATGA